Proteins encoded in a region of the Vicia villosa cultivar HV-30 ecotype Madison, WI linkage group LG5, Vvil1.0, whole genome shotgun sequence genome:
- the LOC131607496 gene encoding phosphatidylinositol N-acetylglucosaminyltransferase subunit A-like isoform X1, which translates to MIGDREKHSILMVSDFFYPNFGGVENHIYYLSQCLLKLGHKVVVVTHAYGNRSGVRYMTGGLKVYYVPWRPFFNQNTFPTLYGTLPIIRTILIRERINIVHGHQTFSTLSHEALMHARIMGYKVVFTDHSLNGFSDSGSIHMNKVLQFTLADVSQAICVSHTSKENTVLRSGLVPEKVFVIPNAVDTAVFKPALERPSRLEIVIVVISRLVYRKGADLLVEVIPEVCRLNPNVRFIIGGDGPKRVRLEEMREKNCLQDRVDFLGAVPHSQVRSVLISGHIFLNSSLTEAFCIAILEAASCGLLTVSTRVGGVPEVVPDDMIVLAEPDPSDMVRAIQRAITMLPKIDPQVMHNRMRELYSWHDVAKRTEIVYDRALKCSDQNLLERLPRYLSCGSWAGKIFCLVMIFNFLLWHLLELWQMKSRRLQMLFSRATAMDLRDVAENTTMQKLTRIIMILIHYDSNNNIS; encoded by the exons ATGATAGGTGATCGTGAAAAGCATTCGATTCTTATGGTCTCAGATTTTTTCTACCCCAACTTTGGTGGCGTCGAGAATCACATCTATTACCTCTCTCAATGCTTGCTCAAGCTAGGCCACAAG GTGGTGGTTGTAACTCATGCTTATGGAAACCGCTCCGGGGTTAGATACATGACAGGTGGTTTGAAAGTGTACTATGTTCCATGGAGACCATTCTTTAATCAGAATACATTTCCAACTTTGTATGGGACACTGCCCATTATAAGGACTATTCTTATTCGAGAACGAATTAACATTGTGCATGGACATCAAACCTTTTCGACGCTTTCTCATGAGGCTCTTATGCATGCAAGAATCATGGGGTACAAGGTTGTGTTTACGGATCATTCGCTGAATGGTTTTAGTGATTCGGGAAGTATTCACATGAACAAGGTTTTGCAGTTTACTTTGGCGGATGTGAGTCAAGCTATATGTGTTTCCCATACAAGTAAGGAGAATACGGTTTTGAGATCTGGTTTGGTGCCGGAGAAGGTTTTTGTAATACCTAATGCTGTTGATACTGCTGTGTTTAAGCCAGCTTTGGAGCGTCCTAGCCGATTGGAGATTGTGATTGTTGTTATCAGTCGACTGGTTTACCGTAAAGGAGCGGACTTGCTTGTTGAAGTTATTCCAGAAGTGTGCCGATTGAATCCTAAT GTTCGTTTCATTATTGGAGGTGATGGGCCTAAGCGTGTACGgttggaagagatgagagaaAAGAATTGTCTTCAAGATCGAGTTGATTTTTTGGGAGCTGTACCGCATTCACAAGTTCGGTCTGTTCTAATATCTGGGCATATTTTCTTAAACAG TTCCTTAACAGAAGCTTTTTGCATAGCCATATTAGAGGCTGCAAGTTGTGGATTGTTAACAGTCAGCACGCGCGTCGGAGGTGTTCCTGAG GTTGTACCAGATGACATGATTGTCTTGGCAGAACCTGATCCAAGTGATATGGTGCGCGCAATCCAAAGGGCGATAACTATGCTGCCTAAAATTGATCCTCAAGTCATGCACAATCGA ATGAGGGAACTCTATAGCTGGCATGATGTTGCCAAAAGGACCGAAATTGTTTATGATCGTGCTTTGAAGTGTTCCGATCAAAACCTACTTGAACGTCTCCCACG ATACCTCTCTTGTGGATCATGGGCAGGAAAGATCTTTTGCTTGGTTATGATCTTCAATTTTTTGCTATGGCATCTACTGGAACTATGGCAG ATGAAATCGAGGAGGCTCCAGATGTTATTCTCTCGCGCAACAGCCATGGATTTGAGGGATGTTGCAGAAAACACAACAATGCAGAAACTCACAAGAATAATAATGATACTAATACACTatgatagtaataataatatttcatAG
- the LOC131602711 gene encoding protein RTF1 homolog yields the protein MADLENLLLEAAGRTGTGGRNRHSLPSSRRRREGSYSDGGSDSRDDDSDDEINYASRKPSGPQIPLKKRLDPNDRDDELGSHEEADDGRSDREGDTSDESNIGDDLYKDEDDRRKLSEMSELQREMILSDRASKKDDKSLLGKIASKREKGKAVMTGKQSPPLSSSRMRASARSADRSAKNEALNELRAKRLKQQDPEGHRRLREASRNSGPRHSSPPKRKSFTSANLSSSSHSDSESRSHSDDEGSTGDGGIADSDDDRALSGPEGPSFQDIKEITIRRSKLGKWLMEPFFEELVVGCFVRVGIGRSKTGPIYRLCMVKNVDSSDPDRQYKLENKTTHKYLNVVWGNESSAARWQMAMVSDSAPLEEEYKQWVKEVERSGGRMPSKQDVIDKKQAIHKTINFVYSAATVKQMIQEKKSASSRPLNIAAEKDRLRRELDRAQSKNDDVEVEKIKTRLLELEASRHTKVKDAKALKLAEMNRKNRVENFKNASELRPTKTGLKEGDAGYDPFSRRWTRSRNYYVAKPGEKAAAGNISTVGVVADAGSNGTGVPVTAESGVVATAAALEAAADAGKLVDTSAPVDQGTESNTLHGFELPISLALLHKYGGAQGAQAGFMARKQRIEATVGFKIKENDGRRHVLTLSVGDYKRRRGLL from the coding sequence ATGGCAGATTTGGAAAATTTGCTTTTGGAGGCTGCGGGAAGAACTGGTACAGGTGGGAGAAATCGGCATTCTCTCCCATCTTCGAGGAGACGGCGCGAAGGCTCTTATTCGGATGGTGGGAGTGACTCTAGGGATGATGATTCAGATGATGAGATTAATTATGCGAGCAGAAAGCCGTCTGGGCCGCAAATTCCTCTGAAAAAGAGATTAGATCCGAATGACAGAGACGATGAGTTGGGCAGTCATGAAGAAGCGGATGATGGGCGAAGCGACCGTGAAGGCGATACCAGCGATGAGTCAAATATAGGCGATGATCTTTATAAAGATGAAGACGACAGGCGGAAGCTTTCTGAGATGAGTGAACTTCAAAGAGAGATGATTTTGTCGGATAGGGCTTCGAAAAAGGACGATAAAAGTTTATTGGGAAAGATAGCGTCAAAGCGTGAGAAAGGAAAGGCAGTAATGACTGGAAAGCAGTCTCCCCCGTTGTCATCCTCTCGCATGCGTGCATCAGCCAGATCTGCTGATAGGTCAGCCAAGAATGAAGCATTAAATGAACTGCGTGCAAAGCGATTGAAACAACAAGATCCAGAAGGTCACCGAAGATTGAGAGAAGCATCTAGAAACTCAGGGCCCCGGCACTCTTCCCCACCAAAGCGCAAATCTTTCACATCAGCTAATCTCAGTAGTTCAAGCCATAGTGATAGTGAAAGTAGGTCTCACAGTGATGATGAAGGATCAACTGGGGATGGAGGAATTGCTGACAGTGATGATGATAGGGCATTATCTGGACCCGAGGGTCCATCCTTTCAGGATATAAAGGAAATAACTATCCGCAGGTCAAAACTTGGGAAATGGTTGATGGAGCCTTTCTTCGAGGAGTTAGTAGTTGGCTGCTTTGTAAGAGTTGGAATTGGTAGATCAAAAACTGGACCTATCTACCGGCTCTGTATGGTGAAAAATGTCGATTCCTCGGACCCTGATCGGCAGTATAAACTAGAGAACAAAACTACACACAAGTATTTAAATGTTGTTTGGGGAAATGAAAGTTCTGCTGCTAGATGGCAAATGGCTATGGTAAGCGACTCTGCTCCACTGGAAGAGGAATACAAACAGTGGGTGAAGGAAGTAGAACGAAGTGGTGGCCGGATGCCAAGCAAACAGGATGTGATAGACAAAAAACAAGCTATACATAAAACCATTAATTTTGTCTACTCTGCAGCTACTGTGAAGCAGATGATACAAGAGAAAAAGTCTGCCTCGTCAAGGCCACTAAATATTGCTGCTGAGAAGGATCGACTAAGGAGGGAGTTGGATAGAGCACAAAGTAAGAACGATGACGTAGAAGTGGAGAAGATCAAGACAAGACTTCTAGAATTAGAGGCATCCAGACATACAAAGGTGAAGGACGCCAAAGCTCTGAAGCTGGCTGAAATGAACAGAAAAAACAGGGTTGAGAATTTCAAGAATGCTTCTGAATTAAGGCCAACAAAAACCGGTTTGAAAGAAGGGGATGCGGGTTATGATCCATTTTCAAGGAGGTGGACAAGATCAAGAAACTACTATGTTGCAAAACCGGGTGAAAAAGCTGCCGCTGGAAATATTAGTACTGTTGGTGTAGTCGCTGATGCAGGCAGCAACGGAACTGGAGTACCAGTAACTGCGGAGTCTGGTGTGGTGGCTACTGCCGCTGCCTTGGAAGCTGCTGCTGATGCTGGGAAGTTGGTGGATACAAGTGCTCCAGTGGATCAAGGGACAGAATCAAACACACTCCACGGTTTTGAGCTGCCAATCTCATTAGCATTACTTCATAAGTACGGTGGAGCCCAAGGAGCTCAAGCTGGATTTATGGcaagaaaacaaagaatagaAGCAACAGTTGGATTTAAAATCAAGGAAAATGATGGTAGGAGGCATGTACTGACTCTGTCAGTTGGTGATTACAAAAGAAGAAGGGGGCTTCTCTGA
- the LOC131607496 gene encoding phosphatidylinositol N-acetylglucosaminyltransferase subunit A-like isoform X3 gives MIGDREKHSILMVSDFFYPNFGGVENHIYYLSQCLLKLGHKVVVVTHAYGNRSGVRYMTGGLKVYYVPWRPFFNQNTFPTLYGTLPIIRTILIRERINIVHGHQTFSTLSHEALMHARIMGYKVVFTDHSLNGFSDSGSIHMNKVLQFTLADVSQAICVSHTTLERPSRLEIVIVVISRLVYRKGADLLVEVIPEVCRLNPNVRFIIGGDGPKRVRLEEMREKNCLQDRVDFLGAVPHSQVRSVLISGHIFLNSSLTEAFCIAILEAASCGLLTVSTRVGGVPEVVPDDMIVLAEPDPSDMVRAIQRAITMLPKIDPQVMHNRMRELYSWHDVAKRTEIVYDRALKCSDQNLLERLPRYLSCGSWAGKIFCLVMIFNFLLWHLLELWQMKSRRLQMLFSRATAMDLRDVAENTTMQKLTRIIMILIHYDSNNNIS, from the exons ATGATAGGTGATCGTGAAAAGCATTCGATTCTTATGGTCTCAGATTTTTTCTACCCCAACTTTGGTGGCGTCGAGAATCACATCTATTACCTCTCTCAATGCTTGCTCAAGCTAGGCCACAAG GTGGTGGTTGTAACTCATGCTTATGGAAACCGCTCCGGGGTTAGATACATGACAGGTGGTTTGAAAGTGTACTATGTTCCATGGAGACCATTCTTTAATCAGAATACATTTCCAACTTTGTATGGGACACTGCCCATTATAAGGACTATTCTTATTCGAGAACGAATTAACATTGTGCATGGACATCAAACCTTTTCGACGCTTTCTCATGAGGCTCTTATGCATGCAAGAATCATGGGGTACAAGGTTGTGTTTACGGATCATTCGCTGAATGGTTTTAGTGATTCGGGAAGTATTCACATGAACAAGGTTTTGCAGTTTACTTTGGCGGATGTGAGTCAAGCTATATGTGTTTCCCATACAA CTTTGGAGCGTCCTAGCCGATTGGAGATTGTGATTGTTGTTATCAGTCGACTGGTTTACCGTAAAGGAGCGGACTTGCTTGTTGAAGTTATTCCAGAAGTGTGCCGATTGAATCCTAAT GTTCGTTTCATTATTGGAGGTGATGGGCCTAAGCGTGTACGgttggaagagatgagagaaAAGAATTGTCTTCAAGATCGAGTTGATTTTTTGGGAGCTGTACCGCATTCACAAGTTCGGTCTGTTCTAATATCTGGGCATATTTTCTTAAACAG TTCCTTAACAGAAGCTTTTTGCATAGCCATATTAGAGGCTGCAAGTTGTGGATTGTTAACAGTCAGCACGCGCGTCGGAGGTGTTCCTGAG GTTGTACCAGATGACATGATTGTCTTGGCAGAACCTGATCCAAGTGATATGGTGCGCGCAATCCAAAGGGCGATAACTATGCTGCCTAAAATTGATCCTCAAGTCATGCACAATCGA ATGAGGGAACTCTATAGCTGGCATGATGTTGCCAAAAGGACCGAAATTGTTTATGATCGTGCTTTGAAGTGTTCCGATCAAAACCTACTTGAACGTCTCCCACG ATACCTCTCTTGTGGATCATGGGCAGGAAAGATCTTTTGCTTGGTTATGATCTTCAATTTTTTGCTATGGCATCTACTGGAACTATGGCAG ATGAAATCGAGGAGGCTCCAGATGTTATTCTCTCGCGCAACAGCCATGGATTTGAGGGATGTTGCAGAAAACACAACAATGCAGAAACTCACAAGAATAATAATGATACTAATACACTatgatagtaataataatatttcatAG
- the LOC131607496 gene encoding phosphatidylinositol N-acetylglucosaminyltransferase subunit A-like isoform X2 yields the protein MIGDREKHSILMVSDFFYPNFGGVENHIYYLSQCLLKLGHKVVVVTHAYGNRSGVRYMTGGLKVYYVPWRPFFNQNTFPTLYGTLPIIRTILIRERINIVHGHQTFSTLSHEALMHARIMGYKVVFTDHSLNGFSDSGSIHMNKVLQFTLADVSQAICVSHTSKENTVLRSGLVPEKVFVIPNAVDTAVFKPALERPSRLEIVIVVISRLVYRKGADLLVEVIPEVCRLNPNVRFIIGGDGPKRVRLEEMREKNCLQDRVDFLGAVPHSQVRSVLISGHIFLNSSLTEAFCIAILEAASCGLLTVSTRVGGVPEVVPDDMIVLAEPDPSDMVRAIQRAITMLPKIDPQVMHNRMRELYSWHDVAKRTEIVYDRALKCSDQNLLERLPRYLSCGSWAGKIFCLVMIFNFLLWHLLELWQPADEIEEAPDVILSRNSHGFEGCCRKHNNAETHKNNNDTNTL from the exons ATGATAGGTGATCGTGAAAAGCATTCGATTCTTATGGTCTCAGATTTTTTCTACCCCAACTTTGGTGGCGTCGAGAATCACATCTATTACCTCTCTCAATGCTTGCTCAAGCTAGGCCACAAG GTGGTGGTTGTAACTCATGCTTATGGAAACCGCTCCGGGGTTAGATACATGACAGGTGGTTTGAAAGTGTACTATGTTCCATGGAGACCATTCTTTAATCAGAATACATTTCCAACTTTGTATGGGACACTGCCCATTATAAGGACTATTCTTATTCGAGAACGAATTAACATTGTGCATGGACATCAAACCTTTTCGACGCTTTCTCATGAGGCTCTTATGCATGCAAGAATCATGGGGTACAAGGTTGTGTTTACGGATCATTCGCTGAATGGTTTTAGTGATTCGGGAAGTATTCACATGAACAAGGTTTTGCAGTTTACTTTGGCGGATGTGAGTCAAGCTATATGTGTTTCCCATACAAGTAAGGAGAATACGGTTTTGAGATCTGGTTTGGTGCCGGAGAAGGTTTTTGTAATACCTAATGCTGTTGATACTGCTGTGTTTAAGCCAGCTTTGGAGCGTCCTAGCCGATTGGAGATTGTGATTGTTGTTATCAGTCGACTGGTTTACCGTAAAGGAGCGGACTTGCTTGTTGAAGTTATTCCAGAAGTGTGCCGATTGAATCCTAAT GTTCGTTTCATTATTGGAGGTGATGGGCCTAAGCGTGTACGgttggaagagatgagagaaAAGAATTGTCTTCAAGATCGAGTTGATTTTTTGGGAGCTGTACCGCATTCACAAGTTCGGTCTGTTCTAATATCTGGGCATATTTTCTTAAACAG TTCCTTAACAGAAGCTTTTTGCATAGCCATATTAGAGGCTGCAAGTTGTGGATTGTTAACAGTCAGCACGCGCGTCGGAGGTGTTCCTGAG GTTGTACCAGATGACATGATTGTCTTGGCAGAACCTGATCCAAGTGATATGGTGCGCGCAATCCAAAGGGCGATAACTATGCTGCCTAAAATTGATCCTCAAGTCATGCACAATCGA ATGAGGGAACTCTATAGCTGGCATGATGTTGCCAAAAGGACCGAAATTGTTTATGATCGTGCTTTGAAGTGTTCCGATCAAAACCTACTTGAACGTCTCCCACG ATACCTCTCTTGTGGATCATGGGCAGGAAAGATCTTTTGCTTGGTTATGATCTTCAATTTTTTGCTATGGCATCTACTGGAACTATGGCAG CCTGCAGATGAAATCGAGGAGGCTCCAGATGTTATTCTCTCGCGCAACAGCCATGGATTTGAGGGATGTTGCAGAAAACACAACAATGCAGAAACTCACAAGAATAATAATGATACTAATACACTatga